The Bacteroidales bacterium region ACAAGGGCATTGACCAAGATCATCAGAGAAGAAGGGGTTATGTTGGGAAAAATCATAATTGACGAGGAAGAGGTTGATCTGTACGATCCCAATGAAGAAAATCTGGTGCAAAAAGTAAGTACCTCTACGGTTCAAAAGTATGGGGATGGAAAATATAAGGTAATATTGCTGGATTTGGGGCTTAAGAACAACATCATCCGGTGTTTGGTTAACAGGGATACCACTGTTGTCCGGGTTCCATGGGACTACGATTTTTTAACGGAGGATTATGACGGTCTCTTTATAACCAATGGGCCGGGGGATCCAAAAAGGGCAGATACAGCAATACAGAACATTGGCAGGGCCCTGCACAAAGACAAACCGGTTATGGGTATCTGTCTGGGCACTCAGCTTATGGCGCTTGCTACGGGGGGTGATACCTACAAGCTGAAGTATGGTCACCGGAGCCACAATCAGCCGGTGTTGCTTCAGGGCACCAACCGGTGTTACATTACTTCGCAGAATCATGGTTATGTTGTGGATATTGATACATTGGGCAGTGACTGGGAGTTGTATTTTACCAATCTGAATGACAATACATGTGAAGGGATCAGGCACCGCAAATACCCGTTTTTCGCAACGCAATTTCATCCCGAAGCTTCAGGCGGACCTGTAGATACCGAATTTCTTTTCGATGATTTTCTTGATTTATTGAAGGACTATAATAACCAATGAGATCCCCAAATCTTAAAATGTTGAAATAATGAGAAATACCACACAAAATATATCCAAAGTTCTTGTCTTGGGCTCAGCCGCTCTCAAAATCGGCGAGGCCGGTGAATTTGACTATTCCGGTTCACAAGCACTTAAGGCGATGAGAGAAGAAGGTATACGCACCGTGCTCATTAATCCCAACATTGCCACTGTTCAGACTTCGGAAGAAGTTGCCGATGAAATTTATTTTCTGCCGGTTACCCCGGAATTCGTTACCGAGGTAATCAAAAAAGAACGGCCCGATGGGATATTACTGGCTTTTGGAGGTCAAACGGCTTTGAACTGCGGCGTGGCGCTATACAGAAACAAAGTGCTGGAGGATTATAATGTAAAGGTACTGGGAACTCCCGTGCAGGGGATTATCGATACGGAAGACCGGGATATATTCAAAGAAAAGCTCAGGGACATCGACGTAATGTCAGCAGAAAGTATTGCTGCCAATAATCTGAAAGAAGCTAAAGAGGCCGCAGAAAAGCTCGGTTATCCGGTGATTCTCAGGGCTGCCTATGCATTGGGAGGACAGGGTAGTGGCTTTTGCTTTAATGAGAAGGAGCTGGAAAATACTGCCTCCATAGCTTTTTCTTACTCGGAGCAGGTACTGATCGAGGAATCGCTTAAGGGCTGGAAGGAAATAGAATATGAAGTCGTCCGGGATCATGATGACAATTGCATTACCGTATGTAATATGGAGAATTTTGATCCCATCGGTATACATACTGGCGAGAGTATTGTGGTGGCTCCTTCACAAACCCTCACCAACCGGGAGTATCATATGCTCAGGGAGCTCTCTATACGTATCATCCGTCACATAGGTGTCGTCGGGGAATGCAATGTTCAGTTTGCTTTGGACCCGGTTTCCGAAGATTACCGGGTTATTGAGGTAAATGCCAGATTATCCCGTTCCAGTGCCCTTGCATCCAAAGCTACCGGTTACCCGCTTGCTTTTGTGGCGGCTAAACTGGCGCTGGGATATGGCTTACACGAGCTGAAAAATTCGGTTACCCAAACCACACCGGCATTCTTTGAACCTGCCCTGGATTATGTGGTTTGTAAGATCCCCAGATGGGACCTGAATAAGTTTATAGGCGTCTCCAATCAGATTGGCAGCGGTATGAAAAGTGTCGGGGAGGTTATGGCTATCGGAAGGAATTTTGAGGAAGCCATTCAGAAGGGATTGCGTATGATCGGGCAGGGGATGCATGGTTTTGTTGGCAACAAAGATGTAGAGACAGAGCTGCTTGAGAAAGAGCTTGCCGTTCCCACTGATATGCGGATATTTTATCTTACCAAAGCCTTTTATGAGGGCTATTCGATCGAAAAATTATATGAGCTGACCAAAATTGACAGTTGGTTTCTTCAGCGGCTTAAAAACATCTTCGACCTGCATACCGCAATGAAGGCATACGATTCCCCGGCAGATTTGCCGGATGAGCTGCTCCGTGAAGCCAAGAAAAAAGGATTTTCTGATTTTCAGATAGCCCGCTTTGTGATGAAAAGCGATGATGATCAGATCGGTGAACATATGCTTCAGGTAAGGACGCACCGGAAAGAAAGAAATATTTTGCCCTCGGTAAAACAGATCGATACCCTGGCAGCAGAATATCCTGCCTACACCAATTACCTTTATCTGACCTATAACGGGGAGGAGCACGATATTGTCTTTCAGCGCGACGGTAAATCGGCCGTAGTATTGGGTTCCGGAGCTTACCGGATAGGAAGCAGCGTAGAATTTGACTGGTGTGGGGTTAATGCCCTTAATGCCCTGAATAAGGAAGGCTACCGTTCCGTCATGATCAACTATAATCCCGAAACAGTCAGCACCGATTATGATGTGTCCGACCGGCTCTATTTCGAAGAACTTACCCTGGAACGGGTGCTGGATATCATTGATCTGGAGGAGCCGTATGGAGTCATTGTATCTACCGGAGGACAGATCCCCAACAATTTGGCCATCCGTTTACACCAGCAAAATGTTAATGTACTGGGAACGTCCCCGGAATCTATAGATAAGGCGGAAAACCGCCATACCTTTTCCGCTATGCTCGACCGCCTGGGTGTTGATCAGCCCAGATGGCAGGAGCTTTCAAATATTGAGGAGATATACCGGTTCATTGATGAAGTTGGATACCCGGTATTGATCCGCCCCTCGTATGTGCTTTCGGGTGCTGCCATGAATGTAGTTTCTAACCGGGAAGAGCTGGAGGAATTTCTTAATCTGGCCGTAAAGGTTTCCAGGCAATATCCGGTGGTGGTCAGTGAGTTTATTGAGAACGGTAAGGAAATTGAAATGGATGCTGTGGCCAACAAAGGCGATATTGTAGTTTATGCCATATCTGAACATGTTGAATTTGCAGGGGTTCACAGCGGAGATGCTACATTTGTGTTTCCCGCACAAAAAATTTATGTGGAGACGGTGCGGAGGATTAAGAAGATTGCCCGTGAAATAGCCTATGAGCTGCAGATTACCGGCCCGTTTAATGTGCAGTTCATTGCCAAAGACAATGATGTAAAGGTTATTGAATGCAATCTCCGGGCAGCCAGAAGTTTCCCGTTCGTTTCAAAAGTTTTGAAGACGAATTTCATCGAATTGGCTACGCGGGTCATGCTGGGTGAGCAGGTTGAAAAACCCGTGAATTCATTGTTTGATCTGGACTACATTGGGGTTAAAGCTCCTCAGTTTTCTTTCTCCCGGCTTCAGAAAGCCGATCCGATCCTGGGTGTTGAGATGGCTTCCACCGGAGAGGTAGGATGCATCGGGCAAACCTATTACGAAGCAATACTGAAAGCCATGCTTTCTGTAGGTTATTCCATCCCTCAGAAGAATGTGCTGCTTTCCTCCGGGCCGGCACGGTCTAAGCTCGAAATGCTTACCAGTGCAAAAATGCTGATCCAAAGGGGGTACAACCTCTATGCCACGGAAGGAACCCACGATTTTTTCAGGCAAAACGGGGTTGAAACTACTGTTCTGCATTGGCCTGATGAAGATCGGCAGCCCAATACCATAGATTTTCTCAAGGAGAAAAAGATCGATCTGGTTGTTAACGTGCCCAAACATCACGGGAAGAACGAGCTGGACAATGATTACCGGATAAGACGAACGGCCATAGATCAAAATATACCCCTGATCACCAATGCAAGGCTGGCCAGCGCGTTCATCTATTCTTTCTGTAAATATGATACAAAGAGTCTGGAAATAAAGAGCTGGAATGAATACTGAGCAAGAATTGAGTTGCACAGAGTAAGGGAAAAGAGGAAAAGGTTTCGGGTCCCGTGTCTCGGGTCTCGGAACACGGGACCCGAAACATTCTGTTCTCTGCTCTGCGCTCTAAGCTCTGAGCCATTCAATCATGCAAGCATTTATTTGGAAAGGCAGAGACAGCTAAAAATCTACAAAATCTGTATGATCTATGAACCTGATAGAAAGGATCAGTGACATTGCCAGGAGTCATTTTGAAAGCGCCAGTAGCAGTCACCGCTGGGATCATACCCAACGTGTTTATCGTATGGCTCTCCATTTGAGCGAACTGGAAGGAGCCGACCGGGAAATTGTTGCATTGGCTGCTTTGTTGCATGATATTGGCAGGACTGAAGAGGACCGGAGCCGGGGGCGCATTCGTCATGCCGAAAGAGGGGCCGACATGGCACGGAAAATTTTAGCGGGTGAAAGCCTTGAAAATGATAAGATCGAAAAAATCGTTCATTGTATAGTTACCCATCGGTTCAGGGACAATAAGCAACCAGAAACGCCTGAAGCCAAAGTGTTGTTTGATGCGGATAAGCTTGATTCTATCGGGGCAGTAGGCGTTGCCAGAGCTTTCCTGTTTGCCGGAGAAGTCGGGGCCATGCTGCACGATAAGGAGGTAGACCCGGAGAATTCGGCCCCCTATAGTGCGGAAGATACTGCTTACAGGGAATATCTGGTCAAACTGCAATACATAAAAGATCGAATGTTTACCCAAAGTGGCCTGAAGCTAGCGAAAGACAGACACCGCTTTATGACAGATTTCTTTGACCGCCTGAACCGGGAAGTGGATGGTGAAATATGATTTTTCGCGGGGTTAAGTTACATCTTAACCCGAATTATTCACAGATAATTCTTTATGAAAAAGATTTAACAAGTTTAATGCATTCATTCCATACTTTTGCATTATTTAAATTTTTATGATAAATCACCATAGAACCCGCATGTTGATTATTTTCTCGTGGTAGAACTTGGTGGTTGCGGGTTTCTGAGGCTGTCGCTGAAACTGTAGCTTAAGTAACCGAAACTATCAGGCATGCCTTTATCCATCCCGCATTCAAAAACTTCACTATCCTGCTTCCTTAGCGGGATTTTTAAATAATGCAGGTTAGAGAGCGGTCACTTTTCCGATAAGTCTTTTCAATAATTCGATTCTCCTATTGCTGAAATAATTCCGTTTAATTTTTATTCAGTTGTTGGGTCAATTATAAAAAATTCTAAAATTAACTAATAATTTAGTTGGAATACTAAAAAATTAGTTTTATTTTTGTAAAAAGAAAATATGAAACGGCCATGATAAAATTCTTATGTATAAACAGTAAAATATCCGTGATAAAATGAAAAGCGTATTTCTCAGTTTATGTTTTTACTTAATGTTGGCTCTGTATGGTCATGTTGAAGGGCAAAATCAGTATGAGTTGCTGTATTTGCGGAATCAATTTGATACCATTGCTGAAAGGGCTAAAATAAATTTAAATTCAAACAGTACGGTTACACAAGATTACTATTGGTATGGAGTAGCTTTAAAAAAGCAAGGAGCAATTAATAAATGCATAAACATATTGGAAGAAGGATTACAATCTTTTCCCGATGATACAACGCTGAATAAGCTTCTGGCAGACGTTTATTTTGACGCCGGCAACTATACAGAAGCAGTACCAATATTGAGAAAATGCCCTGATGATAGGGAATGCAGGATAAAGCTTGCCAGGATTCATGAATTCAATAATAATTATGTAAAAGCAATAGAGATTTTTCAGGAATTATATAGGAATGATATTTCCAATATTTTATATATAAGACATTTAGGTAATAATTATTATAATTTGGACAGCATTTCGAAGGCATTGTTCTATTACAAAAAACGGTTGTCTTTAAATCCCTATGATCAGCTTATAGCCTATAAGGTCTCCCGGATTTATCGTAAAAATAAAGCATATCAAAAATCCATTGAAGTGTGTAACCCCATACTTGCAAAAGATTCAACCAATTTGAGGTTTTTAAAACAGACGGGCTATGTATATCATGAATGGAAAAAATATAACCGGGCGTCCAATCTATTTTCAAAAGCTCTGGCCTTAGGTGATTCAAGTAAATTTGTATATAAATATTTAGGAATATCCAAATTAGGAAACCATGTATTTCATAGTGGACGAAAACATCTTTTGGAAGCATATGAGAAAGATACCAATGATTTTGAGACCTGTTATTTTCTGGGGAGGGCTTTTTTAAATTCGCCCACACCTGGTAGGGGGTTGTATTATTTAAATAGAGCTGATTCATTGCTCCAACCCGATCCATCGGTTATGGCTGCATTATACCTTGAAAAACAATCTATTTATAGTTCCATCGATAAATATAAGAATGCTGTTGATTGCTATAAATCAGCCTATAAATATACTCAAAAGCCCGAATA contains the following coding sequences:
- a CDS encoding carbamoyl phosphate synthase small subunit encodes the protein TRALTKIIREEGVMLGKIIIDEEEVDLYDPNEENLVQKVSTSTVQKYGDGKYKVILLDLGLKNNIIRCLVNRDTTVVRVPWDYDFLTEDYDGLFITNGPGDPKRADTAIQNIGRALHKDKPVMGICLGTQLMALATGGDTYKLKYGHRSHNQPVLLQGTNRCYITSQNHGYVVDIDTLGSDWELYFTNLNDNTCEGIRHRKYPFFATQFHPEASGGPVDTEFLFDDFLDLLKDYNNQ
- the carB gene encoding carbamoyl-phosphate synthase (glutamine-hydrolyzing) large subunit, whose protein sequence is MRNTTQNISKVLVLGSAALKIGEAGEFDYSGSQALKAMREEGIRTVLINPNIATVQTSEEVADEIYFLPVTPEFVTEVIKKERPDGILLAFGGQTALNCGVALYRNKVLEDYNVKVLGTPVQGIIDTEDRDIFKEKLRDIDVMSAESIAANNLKEAKEAAEKLGYPVILRAAYALGGQGSGFCFNEKELENTASIAFSYSEQVLIEESLKGWKEIEYEVVRDHDDNCITVCNMENFDPIGIHTGESIVVAPSQTLTNREYHMLRELSIRIIRHIGVVGECNVQFALDPVSEDYRVIEVNARLSRSSALASKATGYPLAFVAAKLALGYGLHELKNSVTQTTPAFFEPALDYVVCKIPRWDLNKFIGVSNQIGSGMKSVGEVMAIGRNFEEAIQKGLRMIGQGMHGFVGNKDVETELLEKELAVPTDMRIFYLTKAFYEGYSIEKLYELTKIDSWFLQRLKNIFDLHTAMKAYDSPADLPDELLREAKKKGFSDFQIARFVMKSDDDQIGEHMLQVRTHRKERNILPSVKQIDTLAAEYPAYTNYLYLTYNGEEHDIVFQRDGKSAVVLGSGAYRIGSSVEFDWCGVNALNALNKEGYRSVMINYNPETVSTDYDVSDRLYFEELTLERVLDIIDLEEPYGVIVSTGGQIPNNLAIRLHQQNVNVLGTSPESIDKAENRHTFSAMLDRLGVDQPRWQELSNIEEIYRFIDEVGYPVLIRPSYVLSGAAMNVVSNREELEEFLNLAVKVSRQYPVVVSEFIENGKEIEMDAVANKGDIVVYAISEHVEFAGVHSGDATFVFPAQKIYVETVRRIKKIAREIAYELQITGPFNVQFIAKDNDVKVIECNLRAARSFPFVSKVLKTNFIELATRVMLGEQVEKPVNSLFDLDYIGVKAPQFSFSRLQKADPILGVEMASTGEVGCIGQTYYEAILKAMLSVGYSIPQKNVLLSSGPARSKLEMLTSAKMLIQRGYNLYATEGTHDFFRQNGVETTVLHWPDEDRQPNTIDFLKEKKIDLVVNVPKHHGKNELDNDYRIRRTAIDQNIPLITNARLASAFIYSFCKYDTKSLEIKSWNEY
- a CDS encoding HD domain-containing protein — translated: MNLIERISDIARSHFESASSSHRWDHTQRVYRMALHLSELEGADREIVALAALLHDIGRTEEDRSRGRIRHAERGADMARKILAGESLENDKIEKIVHCIVTHRFRDNKQPETPEAKVLFDADKLDSIGAVGVARAFLFAGEVGAMLHDKEVDPENSAPYSAEDTAYREYLVKLQYIKDRMFTQSGLKLAKDRHRFMTDFFDRLNREVDGEI